One genomic region from Osmerus eperlanus chromosome 6, fOsmEpe2.1, whole genome shotgun sequence encodes:
- the LOC134022017 gene encoding histone H2B-like, which yields MPEPAKTAPKKGSKKAVSKTAVKGGKKRRKSRKESYAIYVYKVLKQVHPDTGISSKAMGIMNSFVNDIFERIAGESSRLAHYNKRSTITSREIQTAVRLLLPGELAKHAVSEGTKAVTKYTSSK from the coding sequence ATGCCTGAGCCAGCAAAGACCGCGCCCAAGAAGGGCTCCAAGAAAGCCGTTTCCAAGACCGCCGTGAAGGGCGGCAAGAAGCGCAGAAAGTCCAGGAAGGAGAGCTACGCCATCTACGTGTACAAGGTACTGAAGCAGGTCCACCCCGACACCGGCATCTCCTCCAAGGCCATGGGAATCATGAACTCATTCGTCAACGATATTTTCGAGCGTATCGCCGGAGAGTCGTCTCGCCTGGCTCATTACAACAAGCGATCAACCATCACTTCCAGGGAGATCCAGACCGCTGTCCGCCTTCTGCTCCCCGGTGAGCTGGCCAAGCACGCCGTGTCCGAGGGCACCAAGGCAGTAACCAAGTACACCAGCTCCAAGTAA